One Vigna unguiculata cultivar IT97K-499-35 chromosome 11, ASM411807v1, whole genome shotgun sequence DNA window includes the following coding sequences:
- the LOC114168634 gene encoding uncharacterized protein LOC114168634: MALSRFVSMSSRTLFFSALYPHLCCVVASTIILSKLRSLRKLEFNLTPMANKDVRNFAGRTAYDVASKNKHARLSALTRRGKVRSIQRLIEDERWYIEGTNKVWKAQEKRDIKMKEVSSKVQNV; this comes from the exons ATGGCCCTCTCAAGATTCGTATCAATGTCCTCTAGAACCCTTTTTTTCAG TGCCTTGTACCCGCACCTGTGCTGCGTTGTTGCATCTACCATTATTTTATCGAAGCTTAGATCGTTGCGGAAGCTAGAATTTAATTTG ACGCCAATGGCGAACAAGGATGTGAGGAACTTCGCAGGCAGGACTGCGTACGACGTGGCGTCGAAGAACAAGCATGCGAGGTTGAGTGCGCTGACGAGGAGGGGAAAGGTGAGGAGCATCCAACGGCTGATTGAGGACGAGCGATGGTATATAGAAGGGACCAACAAGGTTTGGAAAGCCCAG GAAAAAAGAGACATCAAAATGAAAGAGGTATCGAGCAAAGTACAGAATGTCTGA
- the LOC114168931 gene encoding chaperone protein dnaJ C76, chloroplastic-like: MAKLLSPVYTEPLKLHNPSQKFCSRSSWRLLPKTATHMNSVTHNGKRRGCGRVRVAAEEKSFSTSDTVADDYYAVLGLLPDATPAQIKKAYYNCMKACHPDLSGNDPETTNFCTFINEVYGVLSDPIQRMIYDEIHGYSLTSINPFRDESSPKDHVFVDEFSCIGCKNCANVACDVFGIEEEFGRARVYSQCGKPDLVQQAIDSCPVDCIHWTSAAQLSLLEDEMRRVERVNVALMLSGMGSASNDVFRMASSRWEKRQAKVLEQAKLRMMKEKGSEKADMFWNNLWGKQKDLSSEEEMKERAKRAAAAARRWREYSRRGVDKPPTFKLPEAASTMD; the protein is encoded by the exons ATGGCCAAGTTACTCTCTCCAGTGTACACAGAACCTCTCAAACTGCATAACCCATCACAGAAATTTTGTTCCAGAAGCTCATGGAGGTTGCTGCCAAAAACTGCAACCCACATGAACTCTGTGACACACAATGGCAAACGAAGAGGGTGTGGCAGGGTAAGAGTTGCTGCTGAGGAAAAATCGTTTTCAACAAGTGACACTGTTGCAGATGATTACTATGCAGTTCTGGGTCTG CTTCCAGATGCCACTCCTGCACAGATCAAGAAGGCCTATTACAATTGCATGAAAGCTTGCCACCCAGATTTGAGTGGCAATGATCCTGAGACAACCAACTTCTGCACGTTCATCAATGAAGTGTATGGG GTGCTTAGTGATCCCATTCAGCGCATGATTTATGATGAAATTCATGGGTATTCTTTGACTTCCATTAACCCTTTTCGGGACGAGTCTAGTCCGAAGGATCATGTTTTTGTTGATGAATTCAGCTGCATAG GATGCAAAAATTGTGCCAATGTAGCCTGTGATGTGTTTGGAATAGAGGAAGAGTTTGGAAGAGCCAGAGTGTACAGCCAATGCGGGAAACCTGACTTAGTTCAACAGGCTATTGATAGTTG CCCTGTTGACTGCATTCATTGGACATCAGCCGCACAACTATCATTGCTTGAAGACGAAATGCGCCGTGTAGAAAGAGTCAAT GTTGCCCTGATGCTTTCAGGAATGGGATCAGCATCAAATGATGTTTTCAGAATG GCAAGTTCGCGATGGGAAAAGAGGCAGGCAAAAGTCCTG GAACAAGCAAAATTGAGAATGATGAAGGAGAAAGGTTCTGAGAAAGCAGATATGTTCTGGAACAATCTTTGGGGTAAACAAAAAGACTTAAGTTCAG AGGAGGAAATGAAAGAAAGAGCAAAGAGGGCTGCAGCTGCTGCTAGAAGATGGAGGGAATACTCAAGAAGGGGTGTTGATAAGCCTCCCACATTCAAACTTCCAGAGGCAGCTTCCACCATGGATTAG
- the LOC114168442 gene encoding uncharacterized protein LOC114168442, with the protein MAAAAEQVLRLLDSFWFEASILSNKKTLSISHSNKVEEVLPPDSKLSLVPTPSLEVRSYSDQNLDSSSSILCDSPSPNSVLTLRRLRTIPSEREIMEFSSGNYEKEGANFKRKQKGFGHGRRLIRRQRTSKSLSELEFKELKGFMDLGFVFSEEDKDSKLVSLIPGLQRLGRDEDEGQGDDESVVSDNNMPYLSEAWDVLDQREMKNKNSLLNWRVPARGNEIDMKDNLRFWAHTVASIVR; encoded by the coding sequence ATGGCTGCTGCTGCAGAACAAGTTCTGAGATTGCTTGATTCCTTCTGGTTTGAGGCTTCAATTCTCTCCAACAAAAAAACCCTTTCAATCTCTCACAGCAACAAGGTGGAGGAAGTGCTTCCTCCTGATTCAAAGCTTTCACTGGTTCCAACACCATCCCTTGAAGTTAGATCCTACAGTGATCAAAACTTGGACTCCTCATCAAGTATTTTGTGTGATTCTCCTTCACCGAATTCTGTGCTTACCCTGAGAAGGCTTAGAACAATCCCTTCTGAGAGGGAAATCATGGAATTCTCTAGTGGAAACTATGAAAAGGAAGGTGCAAACTTTAAGAGAAAACAGAAGGGTTTTGGTCATGGAAGAAGGCTCATCAGGAGACAGAGAACCAGCAAAAGCCTATCTGAGCTTGAGTTTAAGGAGCTAAAAGGGTTTAtggatttggggtttgtgtTTTCTGAAGAGGACAAGGATTCAAAACTGGTTTCTCTGATACCTGGCTTGCAAAGATTGGGaagagatgaagatgaaggGCAAGGTGATGATGAAAGTGTGGTTTCTGATAATAATATGCCTTATTTGTCTGAGGCTTGGGATGTTTTGGATCAAAGggagatgaaaaataaaaattctttgCTGAATTGGAGGGTACCAGCTAGGGGTAATGAAATTGACATGAAAGATAATCTTAGGTTCTGGGCTCACACAGTTGCATCCATTGTAAGATGA